One genomic region from Prevotella sp. Rep29 encodes:
- a CDS encoding AbgT family transporter yields MMKWISRIAAVLFFAEMVLILVSWIVTAAKPEIGMRSLLSEEGVRWLFGHFTSNLLTPLLAWLLFGAMTYGAVRCSGIVAPLRNLRSAYRSSYRQRFALQVVAVEVIVALIIILLLTLVPHAPLLSVTGSLFPSSFSHSIVPLLCFCTTLFALTYGAFSGSFTSLTDMFRALYAGIVSAAPLFVVYVFAAELYFSLLFVFGL; encoded by the coding sequence ATGATGAAATGGATATCGAGAATAGCGGCAGTACTCTTTTTTGCTGAGATGGTGCTCATCCTCGTTTCGTGGATTGTGACGGCGGCAAAACCAGAGATTGGCATGCGTTCGCTCCTTTCAGAAGAGGGCGTGCGCTGGCTCTTCGGGCATTTCACGTCCAACCTCCTCACGCCGCTGTTGGCATGGCTGCTGTTCGGAGCCATGACGTATGGGGCTGTCAGATGCAGCGGCATCGTTGCTCCGCTGCGCAACCTCCGCAGTGCCTACCGCTCGTCCTACCGTCAGCGTTTCGCGTTGCAGGTAGTTGCGGTTGAGGTCATCGTGGCACTCATCATCATCTTGCTGCTGACCCTCGTGCCCCATGCGCCGCTGTTGAGCGTGACGGGCAGCCTTTTCCCGAGCAGCTTCAGCCATAGCATCGTGCCGCTGCTGTGTTTTTGCACCACGCTGTTTGCCTTGACCTATGGCGCATTCAGCGGTTCGTTCACGTCGCTGACCGACATGTTTCGGGCGCTCTATGCAGGCATCGTCTCCGCAGCACCCCTCTTCGTCGTGTATGTGTTTGCGGCAGAACTCTATTTCTCACTCCTGTTCGTGTTCGGACTTTAA
- a CDS encoding DUF5932 domain-containing protein, giving the protein MEKFKIIIVEDIPLELKGTEGIIRNDIPEAEIIGTAESETAYWRLLKQQLPDLVLLDLGLGGSTTVGVEICRQTKELHPKIKILIFTGEVLNEKLWVDVLDAGCDGIILKSGEMLTRSDVSSVMSGKRMVFNQPILEKIVERFKYSVGSQLMRQEALVDYEIDEYDERFLRHLALGYTKEQITNLRGMPFGVKSLEKRQNELVQKLFPDGNGGVGVNATRLVVRALELHILDVDNLQPDED; this is encoded by the coding sequence ATGGAAAAGTTCAAAATCATTATTGTAGAAGACATCCCCCTAGAATTGAAGGGGACGGAAGGCATCATTCGCAATGACATCCCTGAGGCGGAAATCATTGGGACGGCAGAGAGCGAGACGGCGTATTGGCGCTTGTTGAAACAGCAGTTGCCCGACCTGGTGCTGCTCGACCTTGGATTGGGCGGTTCGACGACGGTCGGCGTGGAGATATGCCGCCAGACAAAGGAGCTGCATCCGAAAATCAAGATACTCATCTTCACGGGCGAGGTGCTCAACGAAAAGCTTTGGGTGGATGTGCTCGACGCCGGTTGCGACGGCATTATCCTCAAGAGCGGCGAGATGCTGACCCGCAGCGATGTGTCCAGCGTGATGAGCGGAAAGCGCATGGTGTTCAATCAGCCGATACTCGAAAAGATTGTCGAGCGGTTTAAGTATAGCGTCGGAAGTCAGCTCATGCGACAAGAGGCGTTGGTGGACTACGAGATTGACGAATACGACGAGCGCTTCCTTCGCCACTTGGCTTTGGGCTACACCAAGGAACAAATCACCAATCTGCGGGGGATGCCCTTCGGCGTGAAGAGCTTGGAGAAACGCCAGAACGAGCTCGTTCAGAAACTGTTCCCCGACGGGAACGGCGGTGTGGGCGTGAATGCTACGCGCCTGGTCGTGAGGGCATTGGAGCTTCACATCCTCGATGTAGATAACCTTCAGCCCGATGAGGATTAG